A single Lancefieldella parvula DSM 20469 DNA region contains:
- a CDS encoding BMP family lipoprotein has translation MNKNVSRRSFVTGATGAGALAALAGLAGCNQKKDDGGQKSSGEKKKKLTMVTDTGGVNDQSFNQSAWEGMTELKDKNGWDVSYLESKQDSDYATNLDKAVDAESDLVWGIGFAMADAVVKAAKDNSNTQFAIIDNANDSEVANLTGVMFRAQEPSFVVGYIAARTTKTGKVGFVGGISSALIDQFEYGYRGGVAYANNENNTNVEISAQYAESFSDAAKGKAIANSMYSDGCDVVFHAAGGVGTGVIEAAKDANKLAIGVDRDQAYLAPENVLTSALKRVNVAIVEISEKILKNGQKGGSTISLGASEDAVGIAEDHHLMADDTYKAATALLDKIKAGSVVPPASKDDLDKYVKSLS, from the coding sequence ATGAACAAGAACGTTTCTCGTCGTAGTTTTGTGACTGGCGCAACCGGCGCTGGCGCACTTGCAGCACTTGCAGGTCTTGCAGGCTGCAACCAGAAGAAGGACGACGGCGGCCAGAAGTCATCAGGTGAGAAGAAAAAGAAGCTCACCATGGTTACTGATACTGGTGGTGTAAACGACCAGTCCTTTAACCAGTCCGCTTGGGAGGGCATGACTGAGCTCAAGGACAAGAACGGCTGGGATGTCAGCTACCTTGAGTCCAAGCAGGATTCCGATTACGCAACCAACCTTGATAAGGCTGTTGACGCTGAGTCTGACCTTGTTTGGGGTATTGGTTTTGCTATGGCAGATGCAGTTGTTAAGGCTGCTAAGGATAACTCCAACACCCAGTTTGCCATTATCGACAACGCTAATGATTCTGAGGTTGCTAACTTGACCGGCGTAATGTTCCGCGCTCAAGAGCCTTCCTTTGTTGTTGGTTATATTGCTGCTCGTACTACAAAGACTGGCAAGGTTGGCTTTGTTGGCGGCATTTCTTCCGCACTTATCGACCAGTTTGAGTATGGTTACCGCGGCGGCGTTGCTTATGCAAACAACGAGAACAACACTAACGTTGAGATTTCTGCACAGTATGCAGAGTCCTTCTCCGATGCTGCAAAGGGCAAGGCTATTGCAAACTCTATGTATTCCGATGGTTGCGACGTTGTCTTCCACGCTGCAGGCGGCGTAGGAACTGGCGTTATTGAGGCAGCTAAGGACGCAAACAAGCTTGCCATTGGTGTTGACCGCGACCAGGCATATCTTGCTCCAGAGAATGTTTTGACCTCCGCTCTTAAGCGCGTCAATGTTGCTATCGTTGAGATTTCCGAGAAGATTTTGAAGAACGGCCAGAAGGGTGGTAGCACCATTTCTCTGGGCGCTTCCGAGGACGCTGTCGGAATTGCTGAGGATCACCACCTCATGGCAGACGATACCTACAAGGCAGCTACTGCCCTTTTAGACAAGATCAAAGCTGGCTCTGTTGTTCCTCCTGCAAGCAAGGACGATTTGGACAAGTACGTTAAGTCTTTGAGCTAG
- the deoD gene encoding purine-nucleoside phosphorylase: MATTPTPHNAAVEGQIAKTVLMPGDPLRAKLLADTYLENVEQFNTVRNMFGYTGTYKGQPVSVMGSGMGMPSIGIYSYELFNFYGVDNILRIGSAGGLAPEVKLRDIVIGMSSSTDSNYPSQYGMPGTIAPTADFGLLSKAVAGAEKLGYPVRVGNILASDVFYTADNSHSKWASMDVLAVEMESAALYLNAMYAHKHALTLLTISDLPLTGEALTAEERQTSFTQMMEVALSVVA, translated from the coding sequence ATGGCTACTACCCCAACTCCCCATAACGCTGCTGTTGAGGGACAGATTGCTAAGACTGTCCTCATGCCAGGTGATCCTCTGCGCGCAAAACTTCTTGCAGACACCTATCTGGAGAATGTTGAGCAGTTCAACACCGTTCGCAACATGTTTGGTTACACCGGTACCTATAAAGGACAGCCAGTCTCCGTTATGGGTTCTGGTATGGGTATGCCTTCTATTGGTATTTATTCTTACGAGCTTTTTAATTTCTACGGAGTTGACAATATTCTCCGCATTGGCAGCGCTGGTGGCCTTGCTCCTGAGGTAAAGCTTAGAGATATTGTTATTGGTATGTCTTCCAGCACTGATTCTAATTATCCATCACAGTACGGAATGCCTGGAACTATTGCGCCTACTGCAGACTTTGGTCTGTTGAGTAAGGCTGTTGCTGGTGCAGAGAAGCTGGGCTATCCCGTTCGCGTTGGTAATATCCTGGCAAGTGACGTGTTCTACACCGCAGACAACTCACATTCAAAATGGGCAAGCATGGATGTTCTTGCCGTTGAGATGGAGTCGGCAGCTCTGTATCTCAACGCCATGTACGCTCATAAGCATGCGCTTACGCTGCTAACTATCTCTGACCTTCCTCTTACAGGAGAAGCACTTACTGCTGAAGAGCGTCAGACTAGTTTCACACAGATGATGGAAGTTGCTCTTTCTGTTGTTGCTTAA
- a CDS encoding YjjW family glycine radical enzyme activase — MTFTATETALGATHPTGCVAPVNKIIPFSLVDGPGSRTAVFLQGCNIRCAYCHNPETQVECISCQACVKPCPAHALSMANGKVVWDNSICINCDNCIKVCQHKSTPKIELLSAREVADRCISNMPFIRGITTSGGECMLRPDFLYELFTYCNAAGLSCLIDSNGTIDFTEYRDLLALSDGVMLDVKAWDDQWYEHLTGENGVIVRKNLAFLAEQNKLEEVRVIVTEGWNDAEAAVDGIALTLGEKVGQTRIRLMKFRHFGVRGPMENSPSPSDERMREIESQARSLGFGEVVVS, encoded by the coding sequence GTGACCTTCACTGCAACAGAAACCGCTTTAGGAGCAACACATCCAACCGGGTGTGTTGCTCCTGTCAACAAGATTATTCCCTTCTCACTGGTAGATGGCCCAGGAAGCCGAACTGCCGTCTTCCTTCAAGGCTGCAACATTCGCTGCGCTTACTGCCATAACCCTGAGACTCAGGTGGAATGCATTTCTTGCCAGGCATGCGTCAAACCATGCCCAGCTCACGCTTTGTCTATGGCCAATGGAAAAGTTGTGTGGGACAACTCTATCTGTATCAACTGTGACAACTGCATCAAGGTTTGTCAGCATAAATCCACACCAAAAATTGAACTACTCAGCGCACGAGAAGTTGCTGATCGCTGCATTTCCAACATGCCATTCATCCGCGGAATCACCACGTCAGGCGGTGAATGCATGCTCCGTCCCGATTTCCTCTACGAGCTCTTCACCTACTGCAATGCAGCAGGCCTAAGCTGCCTCATCGACTCCAATGGCACCATCGACTTCACTGAATACCGCGACTTACTAGCCCTTTCGGACGGCGTTATGCTTGATGTTAAAGCTTGGGATGATCAGTGGTATGAACATCTAACTGGCGAGAATGGCGTCATAGTCCGCAAAAATCTTGCTTTTTTGGCCGAGCAAAACAAGCTCGAAGAGGTTCGCGTCATTGTGACCGAAGGTTGGAACGACGCCGAAGCCGCAGTTGATGGAATTGCCTTAACGCTTGGCGAGAAGGTTGGTCAGACGCGCATTCGTCTCATGAAATTCAGGCACTTTGGCGTTCGCGGTCCGATGGAGAACTCTCCTTCTCCAAGCGACGAGCGTATGCGAGAAATCGAATCACAAGCCCGCAGCCTCGGCTTTGGTGAAGTTGTCGTCAGTTAA
- a CDS encoding Crp/Fnr family transcriptional regulator translates to MNVLTYLDSLDSDVRKKIIKWASRVPANRLSHCRQIRLNSGQTLVHMLDRVDNVYILCRGTVRTTSHNSAGSTYVIDEYHAPVAFGEMEVISESSFYLGSLTATSGCEFISVPREDYLQWIRSDPEALLARSRWIIKNLTRQSGYERSLLTWSGTKRLMYMLSELTRDQIHRGVVEWPFTVRLTRQELADKIGTSTKTVARGIDELKARGMVSVQHGKIVITERQFQRLDDAMKHEGETHILD, encoded by the coding sequence GTGAACGTTTTAACCTACCTTGATAGTCTTGATTCCGATGTTCGCAAGAAGATTATTAAATGGGCTTCTCGCGTCCCTGCTAATCGTCTTTCTCACTGTAGACAGATTCGTCTTAACTCCGGGCAGACCCTTGTCCACATGCTAGATCGCGTTGACAACGTCTACATTCTGTGTCGCGGTACTGTGCGCACTACATCGCATAACTCCGCAGGTAGCACCTACGTTATTGATGAGTATCACGCTCCCGTTGCCTTTGGCGAGATGGAAGTTATCAGTGAGAGTTCGTTTTACCTGGGATCGCTCACCGCTACTTCTGGCTGCGAGTTTATTTCGGTTCCACGCGAGGACTACCTGCAGTGGATTCGTTCGGACCCCGAAGCTCTTCTCGCCCGCTCGCGCTGGATTATCAAGAACCTGACGCGTCAGTCCGGCTATGAGCGCAGTCTACTTACCTGGAGCGGCACCAAACGCCTGATGTACATGCTCAGTGAGCTAACGCGCGATCAAATTCACCGCGGTGTTGTTGAGTGGCCGTTTACCGTACGACTAACTAGACAAGAGTTGGCGGACAAGATTGGTACCAGTACAAAGACTGTTGCCCGCGGTATTGACGAGCTTAAAGCAAGAGGCATGGTTTCTGTTCAGCACGGCAAGATTGTTATTACTGAAAGACAGTTCCAACGCCTCGATGACGCAATGAAACACGAGGGAGAAACCCACATTCTGGACTAA
- a CDS encoding YjjI family glycine radical enzyme has translation MSEFMDIITSDNLSYKQKVLHLAQAAENSEHPIKTTAEFDRLFKAHAIDDMCEGNAPYRPRYICPDYQVFAQNGSEFLRFDKPENLDDLLWGLATLYDNVPSVTSRPVYVGQLDKIIDPFLEGMTDDEIKPRLRRFLNHIDRTVASGYCHANIGPEDTRAGRLLLEVERELMNAVPNFTLKYDPEITSDEFMRLAVKTTMVCSNPAFANHRIHKETYPGEYTVVSCYNVLPMGGGAYTLSRVLLPGLAKLATNVDDFMNNLLPTATSEVLNFMNERVRFIVEDSNFFETSFLAKEGLISRDRFCGMFGVAGMSECVAELLHLDSSRTYGKDDEANELADQIMVKIADQVNSFDAVYSEVFGGRFTLHAQAGFSDQKGVTPGVRIKVGDEPANLYDHIRHSARMHRFFNSGVSDIFPAEPTAERNPDAVIDVVKAAFSIDDKYLSFYSSEGDLVRITGFLAKRSEMKKFQSGNVVLQDTAHDGLGNFTANHLADRKVRMSN, from the coding sequence ATGAGCGAGTTCATGGACATCATCACTTCCGACAACCTCTCGTACAAGCAGAAGGTTCTGCACCTGGCTCAGGCCGCCGAGAACTCCGAGCACCCCATCAAGACAACCGCTGAGTTTGACCGTCTTTTTAAAGCTCACGCTATTGATGACATGTGTGAAGGCAACGCTCCTTACCGTCCTCGCTACATCTGCCCTGACTACCAGGTGTTTGCTCAGAACGGCTCCGAGTTTTTGCGCTTTGACAAGCCAGAGAACCTAGATGACCTGCTCTGGGGCCTTGCCACTCTCTACGATAACGTCCCTTCCGTCACCAGCCGCCCTGTGTACGTTGGCCAGCTGGACAAGATTATTGATCCTTTTTTGGAAGGCATGACTGACGATGAGATTAAGCCTCGTCTTCGCCGCTTCTTAAACCATATCGACCGCACCGTTGCAAGTGGTTACTGCCACGCAAACATTGGTCCAGAGGACACTCGCGCAGGTCGACTGCTGCTTGAAGTTGAACGCGAGCTCATGAACGCAGTTCCAAACTTCACTCTTAAATACGACCCAGAGATCACATCAGACGAGTTCATGCGCCTGGCAGTAAAGACCACCATGGTCTGCTCCAACCCTGCTTTTGCTAATCACCGCATCCATAAAGAGACCTATCCTGGTGAGTACACAGTTGTCAGCTGCTACAACGTCCTCCCAATGGGCGGCGGCGCTTACACCCTAAGCCGCGTTCTTCTCCCCGGTCTCGCAAAACTTGCAACCAACGTTGACGACTTCATGAACAACCTGCTACCAACCGCAACCAGCGAGGTACTGAACTTCATGAACGAGCGTGTCCGCTTTATCGTCGAGGATTCTAACTTCTTTGAGACAAGCTTCCTGGCTAAGGAAGGTCTCATTTCTCGTGATCGCTTCTGCGGCATGTTTGGCGTTGCTGGCATGAGCGAGTGTGTCGCCGAGCTGCTGCACCTTGATAGCAGCCGAACCTACGGCAAGGATGACGAGGCCAACGAGCTGGCAGACCAGATCATGGTCAAGATTGCTGACCAGGTCAACAGCTTTGATGCCGTCTACTCCGAGGTCTTTGGCGGCCGCTTCACCCTGCACGCACAGGCTGGTTTCTCCGACCAGAAGGGCGTTACCCCGGGTGTCCGCATTAAGGTTGGCGACGAGCCTGCAAACCTCTACGACCACATTCGCCATAGTGCACGTATGCATCGCTTTTTCAACAGTGGTGTCTCCGACATCTTCCCAGCTGAGCCAACCGCTGAGCGCAACCCAGACGCCGTCATTGACGTGGTCAAAGCTGCATTCTCCATCGACGACAAGTACCTCTCGTTCTATAGCTCCGAGGGTGACCTGGTCCGTATTACCGGCTTCTTGGCAAAGCGCTCAGAGATGAAGAAGTTCCAGTCCGGCAACGTTGTTCTTCAGGACACCGCTCACGACGGCCTAGGCAACTTCACCGCCAACCACCTTGCCGACCGCAAGGTTCGCATGAGCAACTAG
- a CDS encoding pseudouridine-5'-phosphate glycosidase, with protein MSNLKDFLVVSDEVKEALEQNKPVVALESTIISHGMPYPQNVETALKVEQIIRDNGAIPATIAIINGQMRAGLSADEIDYLGKKGREVAKVSRRDLPVIIAEKKDGATTVTTTMMIAHMAGIDVFATGGIGGVHRGAETTMDISADLEELAQTPVMVICAGAKSILDLGLTLEYLETKGVPVLGYQTEELPAFYTRKSGFSVDYRVDTPAELAEIFTTQQQIGMNSGLLVTNPIPEQYAMDKDTIDAAIEKALAEAKANGIHGKESTPFLLAKVAEITGNDSLESNIQLVFNNVALGAKVASEVCRRK; from the coding sequence ATGTCTAACCTGAAGGATTTTCTTGTTGTATCTGACGAGGTTAAAGAAGCTCTTGAGCAGAACAAGCCTGTTGTAGCTCTAGAGTCCACCATCATTTCTCACGGTATGCCTTACCCACAAAACGTCGAGACCGCTCTGAAGGTTGAGCAGATTATCCGCGACAACGGTGCAATTCCTGCAACCATCGCAATTATTAACGGCCAGATGCGTGCCGGTCTTTCCGCTGACGAGATTGATTACCTAGGCAAAAAGGGCCGCGAGGTTGCTAAGGTCAGCCGTCGCGACCTCCCAGTCATCATTGCTGAGAAGAAAGATGGTGCAACTACCGTCACTACTACCATGATGATTGCTCACATGGCAGGCATCGACGTCTTTGCAACCGGCGGCATCGGTGGCGTTCACCGTGGCGCTGAGACCACCATGGACATCTCCGCTGACCTCGAGGAGCTTGCACAGACTCCTGTTATGGTCATTTGCGCTGGTGCAAAGTCTATTCTTGACCTCGGTCTTACCCTTGAATACCTGGAGACCAAGGGTGTTCCAGTACTTGGCTACCAAACTGAGGAGCTTCCTGCGTTTTACACCCGTAAGAGCGGCTTTAGCGTTGACTACCGCGTTGACACACCTGCTGAGCTGGCAGAGATCTTTACTACCCAGCAGCAGATTGGTATGAACAGCGGTCTTTTAGTCACCAATCCAATTCCTGAGCAGTATGCAATGGATAAGGACACTATTGACGCGGCTATCGAGAAGGCCCTTGCAGAGGCAAAGGCAAACGGTATCCACGGCAAGGAGTCCACACCATTTTTGCTAGCAAAGGTCGCAGAGATTACCGGCAACGACTCTCTTGAATCCAACATCCAGCTGGTCTTTAACAACGTTGCTCTTGGCGCAAAGGTTGCTTCCGAGGTCTGCCGCCGCAAGTAA
- a CDS encoding phosphopentomutase: MPKRVFVVVLDSFGIGEEPDAAAYGDEGSNTLCACATSGVLNIPNMTKLGLLNIDGALDTVYDVDLKPIESPMGAYARMQEKSAGKDTTVGHWEMAGVISPKKFPTYPDGFPQEVIEEFEQKTGRKVLCNKPYSGTDVIRDFGKEHVETGALIVYTSADSVFQIAAHEDVVSPEKLYEYCRIAREILQGEHGVARVIARPFEGEWPYQRTSRRHDFSLEPTGTTMLDRLKENGFDVLSIGKIYDIFAHRGMTEFEFTTCNADGIQKTIEATSKDFNGLCFTNLVDTDMIYGHRNDPVGYSNALSYFDEHIPQIIKGLREDDLFIITADHGCDPVTPSTDHSREYVPLLITGPKVKPNTNLGTTTTFADMAETILDYFGVEQLGVGTSHLSEILKEN; the protein is encoded by the coding sequence ATGCCTAAACGTGTTTTTGTGGTTGTTCTTGATAGTTTTGGCATTGGTGAAGAACCAGATGCAGCAGCATATGGAGATGAGGGCAGCAATACCCTCTGCGCATGCGCAACTAGCGGAGTTCTTAATATTCCAAATATGACAAAGCTGGGTCTTCTTAATATTGATGGCGCGCTTGATACTGTCTATGACGTTGATTTGAAGCCAATTGAGTCTCCTATGGGCGCATATGCTCGTATGCAGGAGAAATCTGCTGGTAAAGATACCACCGTTGGTCACTGGGAGATGGCAGGCGTCATTTCTCCAAAGAAGTTCCCAACCTATCCTGATGGCTTCCCGCAGGAGGTCATTGAGGAGTTTGAGCAGAAGACCGGTCGCAAGGTTCTGTGCAATAAACCTTACTCTGGAACTGATGTAATTAGAGATTTTGGTAAAGAGCACGTAGAGACTGGTGCTTTGATTGTTTACACTTCAGCAGATTCTGTTTTCCAGATTGCTGCACATGAGGATGTGGTAAGCCCCGAGAAACTCTATGAGTATTGCCGCATTGCACGTGAGATTCTGCAGGGTGAGCATGGTGTTGCTCGCGTTATTGCTCGTCCTTTTGAGGGAGAGTGGCCATATCAGCGCACTTCTCGCCGTCATGACTTCTCGCTTGAGCCAACTGGCACAACTATGCTTGACCGTCTCAAGGAGAACGGCTTTGACGTTCTTTCCATTGGCAAAATTTATGACATCTTTGCTCATCGTGGTATGACTGAGTTTGAGTTTACTACCTGCAATGCAGATGGAATTCAGAAGACTATTGAGGCTACCAGTAAAGACTTTAACGGTCTATGCTTCACTAACCTTGTTGATACTGACATGATTTACGGTCACCGCAACGATCCTGTGGGATATTCCAATGCTCTTTCTTACTTTGATGAGCATATCCCTCAGATTATTAAGGGTCTTCGTGAAGATGATCTGTTTATCATTACCGCAGATCATGGCTGTGATCCTGTGACGCCATCTACTGACCACTCTCGTGAGTATGTACCACTGCTTATCACAGGTCCAAAAGTCAAGCCAAATACTAACCTTGGTACAACCACCACATTTGCCGACATGGCCGAGACAATTCTTGATTATTTTGGCGTTGAGCAACTTGGTGTTGGAACTTCTCATCTATCAGAGATTCTTAAGGAGAATTAA
- a CDS encoding ABC transporter ATP-binding protein codes for MEVSSDYAVQMHGITKVFGSFKALDAVDLNVRKQTVHAILGENGAGKSTLMNVLYGLYSADEGEVYLNGERVSISDPNDAIAHGIGMVHQHFMLVENFTVTENIVLGNEVTKTGGILDPKRAREKVLEIVEEYGFDVDPDAKIEDISVGMQQRVEILKALYRGADTLILDEPTAVLTPQEIEKLIQIMHDLVSKGKTIIVITHKLKEIMSSADECTIIRRGKYMSTVDVSKTSETELATLMVGRNVNLHVEKKPATPGEVVLSIKDLHVKDERGIEQVNGFNLDIRAGEIVGLAGIDGNGQKELADAINAMVKPESGTITVKNEEIQGTTPKTVIDHAVATIPSDRHRWGLVLPFTVAENMILERHNEEIFGKGIALDLAKMKEFSQKLIDEFDIRPAECSDHQAAGLSGGNQQKVIIAREVSSNPDVLIAIQPTRGLDVGAIEFVHKALIRERDRGAAILLISFELDEIMDVADKMAIIYAGKNVGEFDQGTITEEQAGLLMAGGDAE; via the coding sequence GTGGAAGTCAGTTCGGATTACGCTGTTCAGATGCATGGCATTACCAAAGTTTTTGGATCGTTTAAAGCTCTTGACGCCGTAGACCTTAACGTGCGCAAGCAAACTGTCCACGCCATTTTAGGAGAGAACGGCGCAGGTAAAAGTACGCTCATGAACGTACTGTATGGCCTGTATTCTGCTGATGAGGGCGAGGTTTACCTCAACGGAGAGCGTGTATCCATATCTGATCCAAACGATGCTATCGCTCACGGTATTGGTATGGTTCACCAGCACTTTATGTTGGTCGAGAATTTTACTGTTACAGAAAATATTGTTTTGGGTAATGAGGTCACCAAAACCGGTGGCATTCTTGATCCAAAACGAGCTCGCGAGAAGGTCCTTGAAATTGTTGAGGAATACGGCTTTGACGTAGATCCTGACGCTAAGATTGAAGACATTTCTGTTGGTATGCAGCAGCGTGTTGAGATCTTAAAGGCCCTATATCGCGGTGCTGATACGCTGATTCTTGATGAGCCTACGGCAGTGCTTACGCCACAGGAGATTGAGAAGCTTATCCAGATCATGCATGACCTGGTAAGCAAAGGTAAAACCATCATTGTTATTACTCACAAGCTTAAAGAGATTATGTCATCTGCAGATGAATGCACTATTATTCGCCGCGGTAAGTACATGAGCACTGTTGATGTCTCCAAGACATCAGAGACTGAGCTTGCAACACTTATGGTGGGTAGAAACGTTAACCTGCATGTTGAAAAGAAGCCAGCAACTCCTGGTGAGGTTGTGCTTTCTATTAAGGATCTCCACGTCAAGGATGAGCGTGGTATTGAGCAGGTAAACGGCTTTAATTTGGATATTCGTGCCGGCGAGATTGTTGGTCTTGCGGGTATCGACGGCAACGGTCAGAAAGAACTCGCCGATGCCATAAACGCAATGGTCAAGCCCGAGTCGGGCACCATCACCGTCAAAAATGAAGAGATTCAAGGTACAACTCCTAAGACGGTCATTGATCATGCGGTTGCAACCATTCCTTCAGACCGTCATCGTTGGGGCTTGGTCCTGCCATTTACGGTTGCCGAGAACATGATTCTTGAGCGCCACAATGAGGAGATTTTTGGCAAGGGCATTGCGCTTGATTTGGCAAAGATGAAGGAATTCTCTCAGAAGTTGATTGACGAGTTTGATATTCGCCCTGCAGAGTGCTCCGATCATCAAGCAGCAGGACTTTCTGGTGGTAACCAGCAGAAGGTTATTATCGCCCGAGAGGTCTCTTCCAACCCAGACGTTCTTATTGCCATCCAGCCAACTCGCGGCCTTGACGTTGGTGCAATTGAGTTTGTTCACAAAGCGCTGATTCGCGAGAGGGACCGTGGAGCAGCAATTTTGCTGATTTCCTTTGAGCTGGATGAGATTATGGACGTTGCCGATAAGATGGCAATTATTTACGCCGGCAAGAATGTTGGCGAGTTTGACCAAGGTACTATCACTGAAGAGCAGGCTGGCCTGCTGATGGCAGGAGGTGACGCCGAGTGA
- a CDS encoding PfkB family carbohydrate kinase: MLTNREQMIFNWIKEQPSITQKEIAERAGISRSSVSVHISNLTAKGAILGRRYILSERPYFIVIGAANMDIAGRPETSLVAGDSNPGKVTISFGGVGRNIAHNLALLDSDVRLLTAFGEDYRARELKEGCLDCGIDIDASITVPGASTSTYLFIMNEHGEMQEAINDMQIYEYVTPERIEERLDVIQHAAACVIDTNLPQQTIEFIAKNVTCPIFCDPVSSIKAQKLKKVLGKLYTLKPNRLEAEMLSGIKITDDASLEAAAHELLATGLKRVFISLGEKGLLCADHEKTIRLPLLPAKLINMTGAGDAMMAGITWAYTQGMTLEQTGLVGMAASSIAIEGEETINSQLNVEEVIKRAGI; encoded by the coding sequence ATGCTTACCAATCGAGAACAGATGATTTTCAACTGGATTAAAGAGCAGCCTTCCATTACTCAGAAGGAGATTGCAGAACGCGCAGGTATTTCACGTTCTTCTGTTTCGGTTCACATCTCTAACCTCACCGCAAAGGGCGCTATTTTGGGTCGTCGTTACATTTTGAGCGAACGTCCCTATTTTATTGTGATTGGCGCTGCCAACATGGATATTGCTGGTCGACCAGAGACTTCTCTTGTGGCAGGAGATTCAAATCCTGGCAAAGTCACCATATCCTTTGGTGGCGTTGGCAGAAATATCGCACACAACCTGGCCCTTCTCGACAGCGACGTACGTCTGCTTACCGCCTTTGGCGAGGACTATCGTGCCCGTGAGCTTAAAGAGGGCTGCCTAGACTGCGGTATTGACATCGATGCATCCATTACTGTTCCAGGCGCTTCCACTTCTACCTATCTCTTCATTATGAACGAGCACGGTGAGATGCAGGAAGCCATCAATGATATGCAGATCTACGAGTATGTTACCCCTGAACGTATCGAAGAGCGCCTAGATGTTATCCAGCATGCCGCAGCTTGCGTGATTGACACTAACCTGCCTCAACAGACCATTGAGTTTATTGCCAAGAACGTGACCTGCCCTATTTTCTGCGATCCCGTTTCTTCTATTAAAGCGCAAAAACTTAAGAAAGTCCTAGGCAAACTTTACACGCTCAAACCAAATCGCCTTGAGGCTGAAATGCTCTCGGGCATCAAGATTACTGACGACGCTTCCCTTGAAGCAGCAGCTCATGAGCTACTTGCAACAGGTCTTAAGCGTGTATTTATCTCTCTTGGCGAGAAGGGGCTTCTTTGTGCTGATCACGAGAAGACCATCCGCTTACCACTGCTCCCAGCAAAGCTAATCAACATGACAGGCGCGGGAGATGCCATGATGGCAGGAATTACCTGGGCGTATACCCAGGGTATGACGCTTGAGCAAACTGGACTGGTAGGTATGGCTGCCTCCAGCATAGCCATTGAAGGAGAGGAAACCATCAACAGTCAGCTCAACGTTGAAGAGGTTATCAAGCGCGCAGGTATTTAG